The region GGTCAGTCGGCCAAGCCGCTCGCAGGGACGATCGGCGATGTCCGGATGCGGGCAGCGGTCGCAGTTCACGTCGGGCATGTCGCAGAGCATAACGCGCATTGAGTTTGTGAAGTCCCTGCTCCCGGGATCGCTGATGTATCCTGCGATAGGGACGCCGAGGCTCTTGGCAAGGTCGAACGTGGCAAGGTACTCCTCCAGAACCTTCTCCTTGAAGTCCGGCGGCTCGTTCTCGAGGGACCAGCGAATAAGGCTGCCGTCCATGAGCGCGACCACCGGCACACCCGTATCCGCGGCGGCGCGGATCGCATGGAGCATCTCCAGACCCTCGGCCGATGCTCGACGTATGGCGAGAAGCTTCTCGGCCACAGGAACCTTTCGTCCACCGTATTCCTCGAATATGTCCTGTTCCTTGTAGCAGAGCTTCGGAAACGAGCGGAACGTTGGCCGTTCCGGGACTCCGTAATAGAGCGTGACGCTCGAGGTGTTGATCAGAAAGCAGTAAGAAACCTCATGCTTGTCGGGGGCAATCTGAGATCCGTCAACCGCGACGACCGCGTGAGGCATCGGGAGATCGGGGCAGGGGAATGCGCGGTCTGGTGGTTCTTGGAAGTTCGAAAGCAGCCATGACGTGCGGGCCTCTCGGATTCGATGCTTCGCGCTGTCCGGATCGGATGCCATTCTCCGAATGACACCGTCGGCTGCATGGATCTGCTCTTCGGCTCCACGAGCGGACTCCGCACTCTCCCTTCCGAAAGCATCTATGTCGTGGAGAATCTTCTCGAGTTCAAGCATTGAGGCGATCCATGCCGAATGATGCCTGATGATACCAACCTTCCCGATGCCTTGTCAACGCGGCATGGAGTCAGCCCGTGCGCTTTACAAGCGGTTTCCGCGCATAGTATAATCCCGTGTATGAGAATCGCCATCGGATCAGATCATGCCGGTTATCGCCTGAAGACCGAGATACTGCGCCACTTGAGCGATCAGAACGCGGACGTCACCGATTTCGGCGCACACGACGAGTCGCGCGTAGACTATCCGGATATCGGTCTGGCAGTGGCTGACTCGGTGGTTTCGGGCACGTTCGACGTCGGCATCCTGGTCTGTGGTACGGGAGTGGGAATGAGCATCGCCGCAAACAAGGTTCGTGGCATCCGAGCCGCATTGTGCGGTGATACGTACTCCGCAAGAATGTCGCGTCTGCACAACGACGCGAATGTGCTGACGCTCGGCGAACGCGTCACCGGCGTCGGTCTCGCTCTCGACATCGTTGACACGTGGCTGACAACCGAGTATCCAGCCGAGGAACGTCATGGCGGCCGTGTCCGCAAAATGATGGCAATCGAGCGAAGAGACAATGAGGGAGGATGCGAATAGTGCGGACGTTGGAGTTGCGGCTCAAGTGCCCGTCTTTCACAGCTAGCTTGACGGAGGCTGACCCCGAAATAGCTCAGGCCATCGAACTCGAGAAGGCCCGCGAGAACGACAAGTTGGAGATGATCGCCTCTGAAAACTTCGTCAGCCGCGCAGTCCTCGAAGCCCAGGGTAGCATCCTCACTAACAAGTATGCTGAGGGCTACCCCGGCAAGCGATACTACGGCGGCTGCGAGCACGTGGACATAGTGGAGAACCTTGCTATCCAGCGGGCGAAGAAGCTTTTCGGCGCCGATCATGCCAACGTCCAGCCGCATTCCGGCTCCCAGGCGAACATGGCCGTGTACTTCGCTACGATGGAGCCGGGCGATACCTACATGGCGATGAACCTCGACCACGGCGGGCATCTGACTCACGGCAGGTCCGTGAACTTCTCCGGCAAGCTCTACAATGTTGTCCCGTACGGTGTGGATCGGGAGACTGAGCTGATTGACTACGACGAGATGGCTCGACTCGCCCGCGAGCACAAGCCGAAAGTGATCGTCGGCGGCGCCACAGTCTATCCGCGCATCATTGACTTCCCGCGCATGCGCGAGATAGCGGATGATGTCGGCGCGCACCTTATGGTGGACATGGCTCATATCGCCGGGCTCGTGGCCGCCGAGGAACATCCCTCACCCGTACCCTACGCGGATTTCGTATCTTCTACTACTCATAAGACGCTGCGCGGGCCGAGAGCGGGCATGGTCCTCTGCAGGTCCGACCACGCCGAGCGTCTCGACAAGGCGGTCTTCCCCGGCATGCAGGGCGGACCGCTCTGCCACGTTGTTGCCGCCAAGGCAGTCTGTTTCAGGGAGGCAATGACGCCCGAGTTCAAGTCGTATCAGCGGCAGATTCGTCTGAACGCAGCCGCTCTTGCCGATACGCTGATGGCGAACGGTGTCAAGCTGGTCGCAGACGGCACGGATAATCATCTGATACTGGTCAACCTCGTTCCGCTGGGGATCAATGGCAGAGTGGCGCAGACGGCCCTTGACGATGCCGGCATCACGACCAACAGAAACACCATCCCGTTCGATCCGGAGAAACCGTATATCGGCAGCGGCATTCGCATAGGC is a window of Armatimonadota bacterium DNA encoding:
- a CDS encoding DNA double-strand break repair nuclease NurA, with product MLELEKILHDIDAFGRESAESARGAEEQIHAADGVIRRMASDPDSAKHRIREARTSWLLSNFQEPPDRAFPCPDLPMPHAVVAVDGSQIAPDKHEVSYCFLINTSSVTLYYGVPERPTFRSFPKLCYKEQDIFEEYGGRKVPVAEKLLAIRRASAEGLEMLHAIRAAADTGVPVVALMDGSLIRWSLENEPPDFKEKVLEEYLATFDLAKSLGVPIAGYISDPGSRDFTNSMRVMLCDMPDVNCDRCPHPDIADRPCERLGRLTDRAVYGRRLKQGERSVVFTSQSRILESYGEHKIGAFYLSVGMEIARIEIPTWVAESPRLLNGIHSVCSDQAGKGQGYPVALSEAHDKAVVRGPERRAFYEILERSMIKHGAPVTRSLKRISKGY
- the rpiB gene encoding ribose 5-phosphate isomerase B, with translation MRIAIGSDHAGYRLKTEILRHLSDQNADVTDFGAHDESRVDYPDIGLAVADSVVSGTFDVGILVCGTGVGMSIAANKVRGIRAALCGDTYSARMSRLHNDANVLTLGERVTGVGLALDIVDTWLTTEYPAEERHGGRVRKMMAIERRDNEGGCE
- a CDS encoding serine hydroxymethyltransferase, whose translation is MRIVRTLELRLKCPSFTASLTEADPEIAQAIELEKARENDKLEMIASENFVSRAVLEAQGSILTNKYAEGYPGKRYYGGCEHVDIVENLAIQRAKKLFGADHANVQPHSGSQANMAVYFATMEPGDTYMAMNLDHGGHLTHGRSVNFSGKLYNVVPYGVDRETELIDYDEMARLAREHKPKVIVGGATVYPRIIDFPRMREIADDVGAHLMVDMAHIAGLVAAEEHPSPVPYADFVSSTTHKTLRGPRAGMVLCRSDHAERLDKAVFPGMQGGPLCHVVAAKAVCFREAMTPEFKSYQRQIRLNAAALADTLMANGVKLVADGTDNHLILVNLVPLGINGRVAQTALDDAGITTNRNTIPFDPEKPYIGSGIRIGTPALTTRGMSEPQMHVIAQLIHRVLNHIDDETVRREVRGVVGELCTEFPLYG